A single region of the Salvia miltiorrhiza cultivar Shanhuang (shh) chromosome 8, IMPLAD_Smil_shh, whole genome shotgun sequence genome encodes:
- the LOC130997439 gene encoding GRF1-interacting factor 1 — MQQHLMQMQPMMAAYYPSNVTTDHIQQYLDENKSLILKIVESQNSGKLSECAENQARLQRNLMYLAAIADSQPQPPTMHSQYPGGGMIQPGAHYLQQHQQAQQQMTSQSLMAARSSMLYGSQPYPSLQQQALHSQLGMGSGGLMLQGEPGASSGGLGGGGFPDFVSRGGDGGMQSRGMGGKQDMGGNGGGGEGRGDGGETLYLKSSEDGN; from the exons ATGCAGCAGCACCTGATGCAGATGCAGCCCATGATGGCAGCCTACTATCCCAGCAACGTCACTACTGATCACATTCAACAG TATCTTGATGAGAACAAATCGCTGATTTTGAAGATTGTGGAGAGCCAAAACTCGGGAAAGCTGAGTGAGTGTGCTGA GAACCAAGCCAGACTACAAAGAAACTTGATGTATCTCGCCGCCATTGCTGATTCACAGCCTCAGCCACCAACCATGCATTCTCag TATCCCGGAGGCGGGATGATTCAGCCGGGCGCGCACTACCTGCAGCAGCACCAGCAGGCGCAGCAGCAGATGACGTCTCAGTCGCTCATGGCGGCGCGCTCCTCGATGCTGTATGGGTCCCAGCCGTACCCGTCGCTGCAGCAGCAGGCCCTGCACAGCCAACTCGGGATGGGCTCGGGCGGCCTGATGCTGCAGGGCGAGCCGGGGGCCAGCTCGGGGGGCCTGGGAGGCGGCGGCTTCCCGGACTTTGTGAGCCGCGGCGGCGACGGGGGGATGCAGTCGAGGGGGATGGGAGGGAAGCAGGATATGGGGGGCAACGGCGGCGGAGGTGAGGGGCGGGGTGACGGAGGCGAGACGCTCTACTTAAAAAGCTCCGAAGATGGGAATTGA